The Gemmobacter aquarius genome contains the following window.
CAATCCTGTGGAAAACGCTTACCCTCTGGGCCGCAGGCAGCCTCGCCGCGAAAACCAACGCGGCCGAGGCCTGATGCCTTACGGGATGATGCGCGTGTATTTCACGCCCGCAAGCGTGGCCCCCGCAATCAGACCCTGCTGGCCAAAGACGAAGGGGATGACCGGATCGAGTTCGGTCGTTTCCTTGCCGATGCTGGCGCCCTGTTCGGGTGTGGCATAGCGCAGATCGCCGCTTGCCGCCCAACCCGACCCGCGCCGGAATTCGGCCAAGGCCTGATCGGTCATGAAGAACAGCGCATGGGCATATTGCTGCGCCCCGATCTGCAAGCCGATGCTGGCCTTGGTCGCCGAATAGTAATCGACCGTCACGCCGCGGATCCGCAACGCGCCGCGCCCATAGGCCCCGCCGTAAAGGAACCCCGCCTCGGTGACGAGCGGCATGTAAAGCACCCCCGCCGCACGGTCGGCCAATTCGCGCGTGCCGGGATAGCGCCCGAACAGGTATTCTTGCGTCGCATCCACCCGCGCATCGATCTGGCCCCCGCCGTTCGATCCGACACCGTTGTTGCAAGCGGCCGTCAGCAACAGCGCCGCTCCGGCCCCGCCCAAAAGCGCCCTGCGTGATACATGGTCCATCTTGTCCGCC
Protein-coding sequences here:
- a CDS encoding lipid-binding SYLF domain-containing protein encodes the protein MDHVSRRALLGGAGAALLLTAACNNGVGSNGGGQIDARVDATQEYLFGRYPGTRELADRAAGVLYMPLVTEAGFLYGGAYGRGALRIRGVTVDYYSATKASIGLQIGAQQYAHALFFMTDQALAEFRRGSGWAASGDLRYATPEQGASIGKETTELDPVIPFVFGQQGLIAGATLAGVKYTRIIP